The following coding sequences lie in one Flagellimonas eckloniae genomic window:
- the rplT gene encoding 50S ribosomal protein L20, whose amino-acid sequence MPRSVNSVASRARRKKVMKQAKGYFGRRKNVWTVAKNAVEKAMLYAYRDRRNKKRTFRSLWITRINAGARIHGMSYSQFMGKVKSNGIELNRKVLADLAMNHPDAFKAIVERVK is encoded by the coding sequence ATGCCAAGATCAGTAAATTCAGTTGCTTCTAGAGCTCGAAGAAAAAAAGTGATGAAGCAAGCCAAAGGTTACTTTGGAAGACGTAAAAACGTTTGGACAGTAGCCAAAAACGCGGTTGAAAAAGCAATGCTCTATGCCTACCGCGATAGAAGAAACAAAAAACGTACTTTCCGTTCACTTTGGATTACCCGTATTAATGCAGGAGCCAGAATACACGGAATGTCTTACTCTCAATTTATGGGGAAGGTAAAGTCCAATGGGATAGAACTTAACAGAAAAGTTTTAGCCGATTTGGCAATGAACCATCCAGATGCTTTTAAAGCAATTGTTGAAAGAGTAAAATAA
- a CDS encoding secondary thiamine-phosphate synthase enzyme YjbQ: MKYYQSELQLRAFKRGFHLITDTILESIPEIGKIRIGMLQVFIKHTSAGLTINENADPTVRVDFESHFNKMVPENEPHYIHTYEGADDMPAHIKSSLLGSSVQIPITDGKLNLGIWQGIYLCEHRNNASGRYLVLTAFGN, from the coding sequence ATGAAGTACTATCAATCTGAACTACAACTTAGGGCCTTCAAACGAGGGTTTCATTTAATAACTGATACTATACTGGAGTCCATTCCGGAAATTGGAAAGATACGCATAGGAATGTTACAGGTTTTCATCAAACATACTTCTGCCGGATTAACAATAAATGAAAATGCCGATCCAACAGTGCGTGTTGATTTTGAAAGCCATTTTAATAAAATGGTTCCCGAAAACGAGCCACATTACATTCACACATATGAAGGTGCTGATGATATGCCGGCGCATATAAAATCGTCGCTATTGGGAAGTTCGGTTCAGATACCGATAACGGACGGAAAGTTGAATCTAGGAATTTGGCAGGGTATTTATTTGTGTGAGCATAGAAACAATGCTTCCGGTAGGTACTTGGTGCTAACTGCTTTTGGAAATTAA
- a CDS encoding HAD family hydrolase: MDLSKIKMVVTDMDGTLLNSNHQVSNRFFEIFEELKRKNIQFVAASGRQYHSMVDKLRTIQDDVIFVAENGALVKKQEEVLLTTPISRNNIDPILELFASEEDIHPILCSKDIAFLHTSSTKCLGSLSEFFSKYKIVENLSLVDDEILKIAIYHFENAEEYIYPSVRHLEDSLKVKNSGSNWVDISHKNAHKGYAMEKLMQTYGVASDEIMVFGDYNNDLEMLRLSEYSFAMANAHPNVKKVSKFETSSNNDFGVERILEKLI, from the coding sequence ATGGACTTATCAAAGATTAAAATGGTGGTCACCGATATGGATGGCACATTGTTAAACTCCAATCACCAAGTGAGTAATCGTTTCTTTGAAATTTTTGAAGAACTCAAACGGAAAAATATTCAATTTGTAGCTGCAAGTGGGCGACAATACCACAGTATGGTCGATAAATTAAGAACTATACAGGATGATGTAATTTTTGTTGCCGAAAATGGGGCTTTGGTAAAGAAACAAGAAGAAGTTTTATTAACCACCCCGATTTCCAGAAACAATATAGACCCCATTCTAGAACTGTTTGCTTCGGAAGAAGATATACATCCCATTCTGTGCAGTAAAGACATTGCTTTTCTACATACTTCCTCTACCAAGTGCCTTGGCAGCCTTAGTGAATTTTTTTCAAAATATAAGATTGTAGAAAATCTATCACTAGTTGATGATGAAATTTTAAAAATTGCCATTTATCACTTTGAAAATGCAGAAGAGTATATTTATCCATCAGTAAGGCACTTGGAAGACTCTTTAAAAGTGAAAAATTCTGGCTCTAATTGGGTTGATATTTCACACAAAAATGCACATAAGGGGTATGCGATGGAGAAGCTAATGCAAACCTATGGGGTTGCCTCAGATGAGATTATGGTTTTTGGTGACTACAATAACGATTTGGAAATGCTTCGACTTTCAGAATATAGTTTTGCCATGGCCAATGCCCACCCCAATGTGAAAAAAGTTTCCAAATTTGAAACGTCCAGCAATAATGACTTTGGAGTGGAACGGATTTTAGAAAAATTGATATGA
- a CDS encoding cupin domain-containing protein, whose protein sequence is MSKIEELIERFSLSPHPEGGYFKETYRSVGEIDSKSLDLNYHGKRNYSTCIYFLLTSDTFSAFHKIKQDEIWHFYSGSPIKLYIISEDGEYSEQIIGANFTEGQVPQFVVPGNHWFAAKTIDPNSYSFVGCTVSPGFDFEDFELPSQKNLLEKFPKHEALIRKLTRI, encoded by the coding sequence ATGAGCAAAATTGAAGAACTCATAGAAAGGTTCAGTTTAAGCCCACATCCAGAAGGTGGCTATTTTAAAGAAACGTACAGAAGCGTTGGTGAAATAGATTCAAAATCGCTTGATTTGAATTACCATGGCAAACGAAACTATTCCACTTGCATTTATTTTTTGTTGACTTCGGACACTTTTTCTGCATTTCACAAAATAAAACAGGATGAGATTTGGCATTTCTACTCAGGGTCACCCATTAAATTATATATTATTTCAGAGGACGGTGAGTATTCTGAACAAATCATTGGTGCCAATTTCACTGAAGGGCAAGTACCCCAATTTGTTGTTCCCGGAAACCACTGGTTTGCCGCAAAAACAATAGACCCAAATAGTTATTCCTTTGTGGGTTGCACTGTATCCCCAGGTTTTGATTTTGAAGATTTTGAACTTCCCTCCCAAAAAAACCTACTTGAAAAATTTCCAAAACATGAGGCCCTTATAAGAAAGCTTACTCGAATCTAA